The following coding sequences lie in one Flavobacterium sediminis genomic window:
- a CDS encoding AtpZ/AtpI family protein, whose translation MKQKKNQPSKWLYFVTIPTQMGVVIFVFSILGAKADEYYRTAYLKPVLTLFGVFLALYQVIKKVQQISREDED comes from the coding sequence ATGAAACAAAAGAAAAATCAGCCTAGTAAATGGTTGTATTTTGTAACGATTCCAACGCAAATGGGAGTGGTTATTTTTGTTTTTTCGATTTTAGGAGCTAAAGCAGATGAATATTATAGAACAGCATACCTTAAACCAGTATTAACACTCTTCGGAGTGTTTTTGGCTTTATATCAGGTTATAAAGAAAGTACAACAAATCAGTAGAGAAGATGAAGATTGA
- the atpB gene encoding F0F1 ATP synthase subunit A, translating to MVILKKPLSILAALMLVFTTTNVLASDTVDSTKVETNEVHADHVDHGETHGEEAKSSKEIVNEHIEHHLKDDYYFIFFSDEEEGKHYGFGLPVILLDNGLKVFSASEFHHGEKVVEKGGQFYKLYHSKVYKTDAEGTIQYDEHHHPTNERPLDFSITKNVFSLFLTAVLLFVMFTSLAKTYKTSHNNLPKGFNRVLEPLVIYVRDEIARPNIGEKKYKKFMPYLLTVFFLIWLLNLIGLTPLGINVTGNITVTLCLALFTFLITQFSANKDYWGHIFWMPGVPVPMKIVLMPIEVLGMFTKPFSLMIRLFANITAGHTVVMGLIAIVFLMKEQLSTGGAIGTSMALTLFISIIELLVAFLQAFIFTMLSSLFIGMAVQDHHHDEHHSVDELGDHDNAIV from the coding sequence ATGGTGATTCTGAAAAAACCACTTTCGATTTTAGCCGCACTAATGCTGGTTTTTACGACTACAAATGTGTTAGCTTCTGATACAGTTGATAGTACAAAAGTTGAAACTAATGAAGTTCATGCTGATCACGTTGACCACGGAGAAACGCATGGTGAAGAAGCAAAATCTTCTAAAGAGATCGTCAATGAACATATTGAACATCACTTAAAAGATGATTACTATTTTATTTTCTTCTCTGATGAGGAAGAAGGAAAGCATTATGGTTTCGGATTACCGGTGATCTTATTAGATAACGGATTAAAAGTTTTTTCTGCTTCTGAATTTCATCACGGAGAAAAAGTAGTGGAAAAAGGAGGTCAGTTCTATAAATTGTATCATAGTAAAGTTTACAAAACGGATGCTGAAGGTACAATTCAATATGATGAACATCATCACCCTACTAATGAGAGACCATTGGATTTCTCTATTACAAAAAATGTATTCTCATTGTTTTTAACTGCAGTTTTGTTATTCGTTATGTTTACTTCATTGGCGAAAACCTACAAAACAAGCCACAATAATTTACCAAAAGGATTTAATCGTGTTTTAGAGCCATTGGTAATCTACGTTAGAGATGAAATAGCTCGTCCGAATATCGGGGAGAAAAAATATAAAAAATTCATGCCTTATTTGTTGACTGTGTTCTTCCTGATCTGGTTGTTGAATTTGATCGGATTGACTCCGTTAGGGATCAATGTAACAGGGAATATTACAGTAACCTTATGTTTGGCATTGTTTACATTTCTTATTACACAATTTAGTGCTAATAAAGATTATTGGGGACACATCTTCTGGATGCCGGGAGTGCCTGTTCCGATGAAAATTGTTTTGATGCCGATCGAGGTGTTGGGAATGTTTACGAAACCGTTCTCATTGATGATTCGTCTTTTTGCAAACATTACGGCCGGACACACAGTAGTTATGGGGTTAATTGCAATTGTGTTCTTAATGAAAGAGCAGTTGTCAACCGGCGGTGCTATAGGAACATCAATGGCTTTAACGTTGTTTATTTCGATTATAGAGTTGTTAGTGGCATTCCTTCAGGCGTTTATCTTTACGATGTTATCGTCTTTATTTATCGGTATGGCAGTTCAGGATCATCATCATGATGAACACCATTCGGTAGATGAATTAGGAGATCACGATAATGCTATTGTTTAA
- a CDS encoding ATP synthase F0 subunit C has protein sequence MTIPNLVGAGLIVIGAGLGLGKIGGSAMDAIARQPEAAGKIQTAMIIIGALLEGLAFGALILGA, from the coding sequence ATGACAATTCCAAATTTAGTAGGTGCTGGTTTAATCGTAATCGGAGCTGGTTTAGGTTTAGGTAAAATCGGTGGTTCTGCAATGGACGCTATTGCTCGTCAACCGGAAGCTGCTGGAAAAATCCAAACTGCGATGATTATCATCGGTGCATTATTGGAAGGTTTAGCATTTGGTGCTTTAATCTTAGGAGCTTAA
- a CDS encoding F0F1 ATP synthase subunit B, which yields MDKLINDFSYGLFFWQAIILVILIVLLAKFAWKPILAALAAREEGIENALMAAENAKKDLANLKADNEKLLAEARVERDNMLKEAREIKDKMITDAKDEAKVQGDKMIAQAKATIETEKNAAMAEIKAQVSTLSIEIAEKLLKEELSSKETQSKLVEKMLDDAKLN from the coding sequence ATGGATAAGTTAATTAATGATTTTTCATACGGTTTGTTTTTCTGGCAAGCAATTATTCTGGTAATCTTGATTGTGTTATTGGCAAAATTTGCTTGGAAACCGATTTTAGCAGCTTTGGCAGCTCGTGAAGAAGGTATTGAAAATGCTTTAATGGCAGCAGAAAATGCTAAAAAAGATTTGGCAAACCTAAAAGCGGATAATGAGAAATTATTGGCTGAAGCTCGTGTAGAAAGAGATAACATGCTAAAAGAAGCTCGTGAAATCAAAGACAAGATGATTACTGATGCTAAAGACGAAGCGAAAGTACAAGGAGATAAAATGATAGCTCAGGCTAAAGCAACAATTGAAACTGAGAAAAATGCAGCTATGGCTGAGATCAAAGCTCAAGTTTCAACATTGTCTATTGAAATTGCAGAAAAATTATTGAAAGAAGAATTATCTAGCAAAGAAACACAATCAAAATTGGTTGAGAAAATGTTAGATGACGCTAAATTGAATTAA
- the atpH gene encoding ATP synthase F1 subunit delta has translation MAGSRAAIRYAKAILDIAQGNNNSEKVLADMNTIVSAVKESKELKLFLESPIVNVQTKRNALVEVFASAQPETKALFQLLLENKRFGILASIGDQYQELYNEANGIENAVVTTAVPLDAALEDKVLAKIATFTSKKVNLTNVVDPAIIGGFVLRIGDQQYNASVANRLLQLKREFSN, from the coding sequence ATGGCAGGAAGTAGAGCCGCTATTCGCTATGCGAAAGCAATACTTGATATAGCTCAGGGAAATAACAATTCTGAAAAAGTTTTGGCTGATATGAACACTATCGTTTCGGCTGTAAAGGAATCTAAAGAATTGAAATTGTTCTTGGAAAGCCCGATTGTAAATGTTCAAACTAAACGTAATGCTTTGGTTGAAGTTTTTGCAAGTGCTCAACCGGAAACTAAAGCCTTGTTCCAGTTATTGCTTGAAAATAAAAGATTTGGGATTTTAGCTTCAATAGGTGATCAATACCAAGAGCTATATAATGAAGCCAATGGCATTGAAAATGCCGTTGTGACTACAGCAGTTCCGTTAGATGCAGCATTGGAAGATAAAGTGTTGGCGAAAATAGCAACTTTTACATCTAAAAAAGTAAATTTAACCAATGTAGTAGATCCTGCAATTATCGGAGGGTTTGTATTGCGAATTGGGGATCAACAATACAATGCATCTGTAGCAAACAGGTTGCTACAATTAAAAAGAGAGTTTAGTAATTAA
- the atpA gene encoding F0F1 ATP synthase subunit alpha, producing MAEIKPAEISAILKKQLSGFESGATLEEVGTVLQVGDGIARVYGLSNAQYGELVQFENGLEAIVLNLEEDNVGVVLLGPSTGIKEGSTVKRTQRIASLKVGEQMVGRVVDTLGFPIDGKGPIGGDLYEMPLERKAPGVIFRQPVNEPLQTGIKAVDAMIPVGRGQRELVIGDRQTGKTTVCIDTILNQKEFYDAGKPVFCIYVAVGQKASTVAAIAKTLEDKGAMAYTVIVAANASDPAPMQVYAPFAGAAIGEYFRDTGRPALIVYDDLSKQAVAYREVSLLLRRPPGREAYPGDVFYLHSRLLERAAKVIADDEIAKTMNDLPESLKPIVKGGGSLTALPIIETQAGDVSAYIPTNVISITDGQIFLESDLFNSGVRPAINVGISVSRVGGSAQIKSMKKVAGTLKLDQAQYRELEAFAKFGSDLDAATMNVIEKGKRNVEILKQSVNDPYTVEDQVAIIYAGSKNLLRNVPVDKVKEFEKDFLAYLGAKHRDTLDALKAGKFDDTITDVLEKVAKEISAKY from the coding sequence ATGGCTGAAATTAAACCTGCTGAAATATCAGCAATATTAAAAAAGCAACTATCAGGTTTTGAATCTGGTGCTACTTTAGAAGAAGTTGGAACAGTACTTCAGGTGGGTGACGGTATTGCTCGTGTTTATGGATTGTCTAATGCTCAATACGGTGAGTTGGTTCAATTCGAAAACGGATTAGAAGCAATCGTATTGAACTTAGAAGAAGATAATGTTGGGGTAGTATTGTTAGGTCCTTCAACAGGTATTAAAGAAGGTTCAACTGTAAAAAGAACACAACGTATCGCATCTCTTAAAGTAGGAGAGCAAATGGTAGGACGTGTAGTAGACACTTTAGGTTTCCCAATCGACGGTAAAGGTCCTATTGGCGGAGATTTATATGAAATGCCGCTTGAGCGTAAAGCTCCGGGAGTTATTTTCCGTCAACCGGTAAACGAACCGTTACAAACAGGTATTAAAGCAGTTGATGCCATGATTCCTGTAGGTAGAGGACAACGTGAGTTGGTAATCGGTGACCGTCAAACTGGTAAAACTACAGTTTGTATCGATACGATCTTAAATCAAAAAGAATTTTATGATGCCGGAAAACCGGTATTCTGTATATATGTTGCAGTAGGACAAAAAGCATCTACAGTTGCAGCTATCGCTAAAACTTTAGAAGATAAAGGTGCAATGGCTTATACAGTTATTGTTGCTGCTAATGCTTCTGACCCTGCTCCAATGCAAGTTTACGCTCCTTTTGCCGGTGCTGCTATCGGTGAGTATTTCCGTGATACAGGTCGTCCGGCTTTAATTGTTTATGATGATTTGTCTAAACAAGCGGTGGCATATCGTGAGGTGTCTTTGTTATTAAGAAGACCACCGGGACGTGAAGCTTATCCGGGAGACGTATTCTACTTACACTCAAGATTATTAGAGCGTGCTGCTAAAGTGATTGCAGATGATGAAATCGCTAAAACAATGAATGACTTACCGGAATCATTAAAACCGATCGTTAAAGGTGGTGGTTCGTTAACGGCGTTACCAATCATTGAAACACAAGCAGGTGACGTTTCTGCTTATATTCCGACTAACGTAATTTCGATTACTGACGGTCAGATTTTCTTAGAGTCAGACTTGTTCAATTCAGGTGTTCGCCCTGCAATTAACGTAGGTATCTCTGTATCTCGTGTAGGAGGTTCGGCTCAAATTAAATCAATGAAAAAAGTAGCAGGTACATTAAAATTAGACCAGGCACAATATCGTGAGCTTGAAGCTTTCGCGAAGTTCGGTTCTGATTTGGATGCTGCAACAATGAATGTAATTGAAAAAGGTAAACGTAACGTAGAGATCTTAAAACAATCAGTAAACGATCCGTATACTGTAGAAGATCAGGTTGCAATTATCTATGCCGGTTCTAAAAACTTATTGAGAAATGTTCCGGTTGATAAAGTAAAAGAATTTGAAAAAGATTTCTTAGCATACTTAGGAGCTAAGCACCGTGATACATTAGATGCTTTAAAAGCAGGTAAATTTGATGATACGATCACTGATGTATTAGAAAAAGTAGCAAAAGAAATTTCAGCAAAATATTAA
- the atpG gene encoding ATP synthase F1 subunit gamma encodes MANLKEIRNRISSVQSTMQITSAMKMVSAAKLKKAQDAITAMRPYAEKLTELLQNLSATLEGNTGGAFAEQREVNKVLIVAVTSNRGLCGAFNANVIKEVKNRVNFYQGKQVDVVSIGKKGNDILSKTNTILANYSSVFDDLTFDKVADIAQVLMDKFVAAEYDKIEIVYNNFKNAATQIVKTEQFLPLAPIAEGEAIASDYIFEPSKEEIVSTLIPKSLETQLYKSVRDSFAAEHGARMTAMHKATDNATALRNQLKLTYNKARQAAITGEILEIVGGAEALNG; translated from the coding sequence ATGGCAAACTTAAAGGAAATTAGAAATAGAATCAGTTCCGTTCAGTCAACGATGCAGATTACATCAGCGATGAAAATGGTTTCTGCAGCTAAATTAAAGAAAGCGCAAGATGCTATTACAGCTATGCGTCCTTATGCTGAGAAATTAACGGAATTATTACAAAATTTAAGTGCTACATTAGAGGGAAATACCGGTGGAGCTTTTGCTGAACAAAGAGAAGTAAACAAGGTTTTAATTGTTGCTGTAACTTCTAACAGAGGTCTTTGTGGAGCTTTTAATGCCAATGTGATTAAAGAAGTAAAAAACAGAGTGAACTTTTACCAAGGAAAGCAAGTTGACGTGGTTTCTATCGGTAAAAAAGGAAACGATATTTTAAGCAAAACCAATACGATACTTGCTAATTATAGTTCTGTTTTTGACGATTTAACATTTGATAAAGTAGCTGATATTGCTCAGGTATTAATGGATAAGTTTGTAGCAGCTGAGTATGATAAAATTGAAATTGTATACAACAATTTCAAAAATGCCGCTACTCAAATTGTAAAAACAGAACAGTTTTTACCATTGGCACCGATTGCCGAAGGTGAAGCGATAGCTTCTGATTACATTTTTGAACCTTCTAAAGAAGAAATCGTGTCAACATTGATTCCTAAATCATTAGAGACACAATTATATAAATCTGTTCGCGATTCATTTGCTGCTGAGCACGGCGCTCGTATGACAGCAATGCATAAAGCTACAGATAATGCAACAGCATTGCGTAACCAATTGAAATTAACGTATAACAAAGCACGTCAGGCTGCAATTACAGGAGAGATCTTAGAGATTGTAGGTGGTGCAGAAGCGTTAAACGGATAA
- a CDS encoding prolyl oligopeptidase family serine peptidase, translating into MRLLPLFSFFLLISFISRSQTSQKAPGEFSRFDYRYIDQYVWLEKNNDPEVKEWINQQNEKTQEVLEKAVKDNNFLFKIKDYQSLSTNTLPSKRGKYFYSNYRLDKDKPGVLHYRENLDDMPKELVDPYSVYKDNSVFISNYSPSKNSKYLAYQVSVDGSDRHEIRFVNIPKQEYLEDVLKDVKFSNLTWNFDEGIFYKKNANINKVAKDSTFQLFFHRIGEKQDQDQLILDTTDKESTFDYTRKGSKLFIIETNKEESLKNYYYINLSNSTDFTLVPFLKEDSNNFEFVNFKNDSIYYINNKYPWGSLSKFSIRNPSVQTTVIPQYYNHLLLDSYFTKDYIICKYKHEGNYYINVNDYNGKLIRKFEAPYSMNLNIRFFDSKTNELYVTFYSYTISYLNYKLNIDTGKSNVYYNSYIRPKPTLFPFDYFETKNITYKSRDNKNIPITIIYKKGIELNGQNPTLLEAYGGFGIISSPKYDVGLLHFLEKGGVYAYAEIRGGGDKGISWHKNGRKDKKMNTFNDFIDAAEFLISSGYTSSEKLAISGTSHGGLVVGVALTQRPELFKVAVPKVGAYDMLRFDEYTIGVRHLDEFGDPNVKEDFDYLKAYSPLHNIKDDVNYPITLIITSENDDRVPPIHSYKFAAKLQERQAQKNPVYLMVKEKAGHYGKIANYTDRVKQEAEFYSFIWETLTK; encoded by the coding sequence ATGAGACTTTTACCCCTGTTTTCATTCTTTTTATTGATCTCTTTCATTTCCCGATCTCAAACTTCACAAAAAGCACCGGGTGAGTTCTCAAGATTTGATTATCGCTATATTGACCAATATGTATGGCTAGAAAAAAACAATGATCCGGAAGTAAAGGAGTGGATTAATCAACAAAACGAAAAAACTCAAGAGGTACTTGAAAAGGCTGTTAAAGACAATAATTTTTTATTTAAAATAAAAGACTACCAATCGCTTTCAACCAACACGCTCCCTTCAAAACGGGGGAAATATTTTTATTCAAATTACAGACTGGACAAAGACAAGCCTGGTGTATTGCATTACCGAGAAAATCTTGATGATATGCCAAAAGAATTGGTTGATCCTTATAGTGTCTACAAAGACAATTCTGTTTTTATTTCAAATTATTCCCCTTCCAAAAACTCAAAATATCTGGCATACCAAGTAAGTGTTGACGGAAGTGACAGGCATGAAATCCGATTTGTTAATATTCCCAAACAGGAATATCTGGAAGATGTTCTTAAGGATGTTAAATTCTCTAATTTAACCTGGAACTTCGATGAGGGTATTTTCTACAAAAAAAATGCTAACATCAATAAAGTAGCTAAGGACTCTACATTTCAATTGTTTTTTCATCGAATAGGCGAAAAACAAGATCAAGATCAGTTAATCCTTGATACAACCGATAAGGAAAGTACATTTGATTATACGAGAAAAGGAAGTAAATTATTTATCATTGAGACCAATAAAGAAGAAAGTTTAAAGAACTATTATTACATCAATCTAAGTAATTCTACAGACTTTACACTTGTTCCTTTTCTTAAAGAAGACTCAAATAATTTTGAATTTGTAAACTTCAAGAATGACAGTATTTATTATATCAATAATAAATATCCTTGGGGAAGTCTAAGCAAATTCTCTATCCGCAATCCTTCTGTTCAAACAACTGTTATCCCTCAATATTACAATCATTTATTACTGGACTCTTACTTTACAAAAGACTATATTATTTGCAAATACAAACACGAAGGGAATTACTATATCAACGTTAACGACTACAACGGAAAACTGATCCGTAAATTTGAAGCGCCTTACAGCATGAACCTTAACATTCGTTTCTTTGATAGTAAAACCAACGAGTTGTATGTCACTTTTTATTCGTACACTATCTCTTATCTGAATTACAAATTAAATATTGACACAGGTAAAAGCAATGTCTATTACAACAGTTATATACGACCTAAACCAACATTATTCCCGTTTGATTATTTTGAAACTAAGAACATAACCTATAAAAGCAGAGACAATAAAAACATTCCTATAACTATTATTTACAAAAAGGGAATTGAACTAAACGGGCAAAACCCAACACTTTTAGAAGCTTACGGTGGATTCGGGATCATCAGTTCCCCAAAATATGACGTTGGTCTTTTACATTTTTTAGAAAAAGGTGGTGTTTATGCCTATGCTGAAATAAGAGGCGGAGGAGACAAAGGAATAAGTTGGCATAAGAACGGTCGAAAAGATAAAAAAATGAATACTTTTAACGATTTTATCGATGCTGCTGAATTTTTAATTTCAAGCGGTTATACTTCTTCTGAAAAACTTGCTATTTCCGGGACTTCTCATGGCGGACTTGTTGTTGGGGTTGCATTAACCCAGCGTCCGGAACTGTTTAAAGTTGCAGTTCCGAAAGTAGGGGCTTATGACATGCTCAGATTTGATGAATATACTATTGGCGTTAGACATTTAGACGAATTCGGTGATCCGAATGTTAAAGAAGATTTCGATTATTTAAAAGCCTACTCTCCTCTTCATAATATAAAAGATGATGTTAACTATCCTATTACATTAATCATTACCAGCGAAAATGATGACAGAGTACCTCCTATTCACTCTTATAAATTTGCAGCAAAACTCCAAGAAAGGCAGGCTCAAAAGAATCCTGTATATTTAATGGTAAAAGAAAAGGCCGGGCACTATGGTAAAATTGCTAATTATACCGACCGAGTAAAACAAGAAGCTGAATTTTATAGTTTTATCTGGGAAACATTAACTAAATAA
- a CDS encoding oligosaccharide flippase family protein, with protein MSLYKNLFKQTAIYGLATVVPRIMSVILTPLYVYYLTDKSKMGEVTIIFSWLVFFNVVLSYGMETSFFRFYNSDAKKEDVVSTSMISLLGSTLLFVVLGLLFQQGISNITRINTEYIAYTIGILALDALVIIPFSKLRAESRPIKYAVIKIANVGINLGLNIFFLVILPEIAANSAFFQSIYSENFQVGYIFVSNLIASSFTLLVLLPDYFKLNWNFDKQLWERMLRYGFPILIAGIAFAINEHFDKILLEWMNISLSDIGAYSACYKIGMFMVLFRTAYTLGIEPFFFSHAKNENAPQTYAEITKYFVIFGSFMALGVIVFADVLKIFLVPKSEYWTAMDIVPIIVMANFFLGIYTNLSVWYKLIDKTKIGAYISVIGAIVTLVFNFLFIPKMSYLGSAIATILAYGTMMLISYKLGQKQYPIPYDKKKIGMYLGLSIVLSGFSFYVPILRQTYIFGIISLIIFAYFVYRNERELVLKLIKRK; from the coding sequence TTGAGCTTATATAAAAACCTTTTTAAGCAAACCGCTATTTATGGCTTGGCAACAGTAGTGCCGAGAATAATGAGTGTTATATTGACTCCTCTTTATGTTTACTACCTAACGGATAAAAGTAAAATGGGAGAAGTTACCATTATCTTCTCATGGTTAGTATTTTTCAATGTGGTACTTTCCTACGGAATGGAAACTTCTTTTTTCAGGTTTTATAACTCCGACGCAAAAAAAGAAGATGTGGTTTCCACTTCTATGATCTCTTTGTTAGGCTCTACTTTGCTTTTTGTAGTTCTAGGATTGTTGTTTCAGCAAGGTATTTCAAATATAACAAGGATCAATACTGAATATATTGCGTATACGATCGGAATTTTAGCTTTAGATGCTCTGGTGATCATTCCGTTTTCTAAATTAAGAGCCGAAAGCCGCCCGATAAAATATGCCGTGATCAAAATTGCGAATGTGGGAATTAATTTAGGGTTGAATATCTTTTTCTTAGTGATCTTGCCTGAAATAGCAGCTAATAGTGCGTTCTTTCAATCCATATATTCAGAAAATTTTCAGGTAGGTTACATTTTTGTTTCCAATCTGATTGCCAGTTCGTTCACACTACTGGTGTTGCTTCCGGATTATTTTAAGCTGAACTGGAATTTTGACAAGCAATTATGGGAAAGGATGCTTCGTTACGGATTTCCTATTCTAATTGCGGGTATAGCTTTTGCTATCAACGAACATTTCGATAAAATTTTGCTGGAGTGGATGAATATCAGCTTGTCTGATATCGGAGCCTATTCAGCCTGTTACAAAATAGGGATGTTTATGGTCTTGTTCCGAACAGCATATACACTGGGAATAGAACCTTTTTTCTTTAGTCATGCTAAAAATGAAAATGCTCCTCAAACCTATGCCGAAATCACCAAGTATTTTGTTATCTTCGGTTCATTCATGGCATTAGGAGTTATTGTTTTTGCAGATGTTTTAAAAATTTTCTTAGTACCTAAGAGTGAGTATTGGACAGCGATGGATATTGTTCCGATAATCGTAATGGCTAATTTTTTCTTAGGGATTTATACAAACCTTTCTGTTTGGTATAAATTAATAGATAAAACAAAGATAGGGGCCTATATATCGGTAATAGGAGCAATTGTAACTTTAGTCTTCAATTTCTTATTTATACCTAAAATGAGTTATCTGGGATCGGCAATTGCAACCATATTGGCGTATGGAACTATGATGTTGATTTCTTATAAATTAGGACAAAAACAATATCCTATTCCGTACGATAAGAAAAAAATAGGAATGTATCTCGGGCTATCAATCGTTTTAAGCGGTTTTTCATTTTATGTACCGATATTGAGACAAACCTATATTTTCGGGATCATCAGTTTAATCATTTTTGCTTATTTTGTATATAGAAATGAACGCGAATTAGTGTTGAAATTAATAAAACGAAAATAG
- the dut gene encoding dUTP diphosphatase, whose translation MQIKIINKSQHPLPNYETIASAGMDLRAQIDEPIVLKPLERAIVKTGLFIELPIGYEAQVRPRSGLAAKKGITVLNSPGTVDADYRGEIGVILVNLSHEDFTIENGERIAQLVIAKHERAEWIEVEELTETSRGAGGFGSTGVK comes from the coding sequence ATGCAAATTAAAATTATCAATAAATCACAACACCCGTTACCGAATTATGAGACCATAGCATCTGCCGGAATGGATTTACGTGCTCAGATAGATGAGCCGATAGTACTGAAACCATTGGAAAGAGCTATAGTTAAAACCGGATTGTTTATTGAGCTCCCTATCGGTTATGAAGCTCAGGTTAGACCACGTAGCGGATTGGCAGCTAAAAAAGGAATTACAGTATTGAATTCGCCGGGAACGGTTGATGCGGATTATCGTGGTGAAATTGGCGTAATTTTAGTAAATTTATCCCATGAAGATTTCACGATAGAAAACGGTGAAAGAATTGCTCAATTGGTTATTGCTAAGCACGAACGTGCCGAATGGATTGAAGTGGAAGAATTAACAGAAACATCAAGAGGTGCAGGAGGTTTTGGTAGTACCGGAGTGAAGTAG
- a CDS encoding sugar phosphate nucleotidyltransferase, whose translation MKIIVPMAGRGSRLRPHTLTVPKPLIPIAGKPIVHRLVEDIAKVIDQPIDEIAFIIHESFGSAVEEDLVAIAKSLGTRGTIYYQNEALGTAHAILCAKESMNGPIVVAYADTLFRADFSLDTTADSVIWVKQVEDPSAFGVVQLNDKNEIIDFVEKPKEFVSDLAIIGIYYFKSGETLRAELQYLIDNDVVKGGEYQLTDALENMKQKGMKFVPGKVEEWMDCGNKNVTVDTNSRMLSFLERDGEILVSQSVKMINATIIPPCYIGNNVELENATIGPNVSLGDGTKVINSQIKNSLVQSNAVIVNAKLDNAMIGNHAKFDGEFTSVSIGDYSVLE comes from the coding sequence ATGAAAATAATAGTACCAATGGCGGGACGCGGGTCACGCCTTCGCCCACATACATTAACAGTTCCGAAACCTTTAATTCCGATTGCAGGTAAGCCCATTGTGCACCGTTTAGTGGAAGATATTGCCAAAGTGATCGATCAACCGATCGATGAAATAGCCTTTATCATTCATGAAAGTTTTGGCAGTGCCGTAGAAGAAGATTTGGTAGCAATAGCAAAAAGCTTAGGAACAAGAGGAACGATCTACTATCAAAATGAAGCATTAGGAACAGCACATGCTATTTTATGTGCTAAAGAAAGTATGAACGGACCTATCGTAGTGGCTTATGCAGATACATTGTTCAGAGCTGATTTTTCTTTAGATACAACAGCAGACAGTGTGATCTGGGTAAAACAGGTAGAAGATCCGAGTGCATTCGGAGTGGTGCAGTTAAACGATAAAAATGAGATCATTGATTTTGTAGAAAAACCGAAAGAGTTTGTTTCAGACTTAGCGATAATCGGGATTTATTATTTTAAATCTGGAGAAACTTTACGAGCAGAACTGCAATACTTGATTGATAATGACGTTGTAAAAGGAGGAGAATATCAACTGACGGATGCATTAGAGAACATGAAACAAAAAGGGATGAAGTTTGTTCCGGGAAAAGTTGAAGAATGGATGGATTGTGGAAACAAGAACGTTACGGTTGATACAAATTCCAGAATGTTGAGCTTTTTAGAAAGAGACGGAGAAATTTTAGTTTCGCAATCAGTTAAAATGATTAATGCAACCATAATTCCGCCGTGCTATATCGGGAACAATGTAGAATTGGAAAATGCCACTATCGGACCGAATGTTTCCTTAGGCGACGGAACAAAAGTGATCAATTCACAAATTAAAAATAGTTTGGTACAGAGCAATGCGGTCATCGTCAATGCTAAATTAGACAATGCCATGATCGGAAATCACGCTAAGTTTGATGGTGAATTTACATCTGTAAGCATCGGAGATTATTCCGTATTAGAATAG